The window TCCGTGACGGTCCACGCCTGCCGGAGCGTGCGGTCGGGCATCGCGACGGTCGCCGTCGACGGGCGCCGGGTGGCGACCGTCGACCTCTACCGGGGCTACAGCAGCTGCGGCAGGGTCGCGACGGTGAAGGTCCCGGCGGGCAAGCACACCGTGGTCGTGAGCGCGACGAGCAAGGGCAACAAGCGCTCGCGGGGCACCGACCTCGCGGTGGACGCCATCAGCGGGGCCTGACGGCCCACCACCCGCGTGGTGCGACGCGCGCCGTGCTTCCTCCGCCTGGCGAAGGGGCACGGCGCGCTCGTGTGCCCGGGCGGCGATGACTTCCGCCCCGACGGGACGTCTTCCCTGCTGACGCACACGTCGTGCGACCGCGCCGCAGGAGCGGCATCCGAGAGAGGGACCCCGCCATGACCATGATCTTTATCAACCTGCCGGTCGCGGACGTCCGCGCCTCCGACGCGTTCTGGCAGGCGCTGGGCTACGGGCGCAACGAGCAGTTCTGCGACGACCAGGCCACCAACGTGGTCCTCGACGACAACATCACCCTCATGCTGCTGCAGCAGGCGCGTTTCTCCGACTTCCTGCCGGCCGGGACGCCGGTCGCCGGCCCGCACGCCGGGACACGGGCGCTCTACGCGCTGTCGGCCGACAGCCGGGAGGCCGTCGACACCCTCGTGGACAAGGCCCTCGCAGCCGGCGGCAGCGACTGGATGCCGGCCCAGGACCACGGCTTCACGTACGGCCGCTCGTTCCGCGACCTCGACGGCCACGTCTTCGAGGTGATGTGGATGAACCCGGCGGTGGCCGCCGGCGAGGCCGAGGTGCCCGAGCTCGCCGCCGCCGGCTCCTGACCGCGGGACCGGGCCCGGCTCAGGACAGCAGCGCCGCGACGGCGCGCAGCGCCAGCCGGTAGGAGTCGAGCCCGAAGCCTGCGACCGTGCCGGTCGCGACTCCCGCCACCACGCTGGTGTGCCGGAAGGCCTCGCGCCGGGCGGGGTTGGTGATGTGCACCTCGACCAGCGGGGCGCGGCCGTCGAGCTGGGCGCAGGCGTCCCGCAGGGCGTAGGAGTAGTGCGTGAAGGCGGCGGGGTTCAGCACGACGGGCACCGCGCCGTCGGCCGCCTCGTGCAGCCAGTGCACGAGCTCGGACTCGTCGTCGGTCTGGCGCACGTCGGCGGTGAGGCCCAGCTCGGCCGCCGTCGTCGCGCAGGCGGCCGCGAGGTCCGCGAACGTCTCCGAGCCGTAGACCTCGGGCTCGCGGCTGCCGAGCCGGCCGAGGTTCGGCCCGTTGAGCACGAGCACCGTCGTCACGGGGTCACCTCCGCGTACGCCGCCGCCAGCAGCGCCGGGTCCGGCCCCTCGAGCCGGGACGGCTTGCCCACGTCGTCCAGGACGATGAAGCGCAGCAGGTCACCGCGCGACTTCTTGTCGACCTTCATCGTGTCGAGCAGCTTCGGCCAGGCGGCGGCGCCGGCGGCGTACTGCGTGGGCAGCCCGAGGGTGGTGAGGATCGACCGGTGCCGGTCGACGACCACGTCGTCCAGCCGGCCGGCCAGCCGGGCCAGCTCGGCCGCGAACATCATCCCGATGGCGACGGCCGAGCCGTGCCGCCACTGGTAGCGCTCGACCTTCTCGATCGCGTGCCCCAGGGTGTGCCCGTAGTTCAGGAACTCGCGCTCGCCCGACTCGCGCAGGTCGGCGGCCACGACGCGGGCCTTCACCGCGATGGCCCGCTCGATCAGCTCCCGGGCGTGCTCGCCCGTGGGCGAGGCCGCTCCCTCGGGGTCGGCCTCGATGAGCTCGAGGATGCGTGGGTCGGCGATGAACCCGGCCTTGACCACCTCGGCCAGCCCGGCCACGTAGTCGTTGACCGGCAGCGTCTCCAGTGTCGTCAGGTCGCAGAGCACCCCGGCGGGCGGGTGGAAGGCGCCGACGAGGTTCTTGCCCTCGGCGGTGTTGATGCCGGTCTTGCCCCCGACGGCCGCGTCGACCATCGCCAGCAGCGTGGTGGGCACGTGCACGACGGCGACGCCGCGCAGCCAGGTGGCCGCGACGAACCCGGCGAGGTCCGTGGTCGCGCCGCCGCCGACGCTGACCACCGCGTCCGAGCGGGTGAAGTGCGCCTGGCCGAGCACGGACCAGCAGAAGGCCGCCACCTCCGCCGACTTGGCGTCCTCGCCGTCGGGGGTGTCGAGCAGCACGGCCTCCAGGCCGGCCGCCACGAGGTCCTCGCGCACCGCCTCCGCCGTCGCGCCCAGGGCGTGCGGATGGATCACGGCGACCCGGCGGACGCGGTCACCCAGCAGGCCGCGCAGCTCACCGAGAAGGCCACGGCCGACGACCACGTCGTACGGCGCCTCGCCTCCCACGCGGATGCGGGTCGGCGCGCTCATCGGCGGCCCTCCAGCCGCGCCACGATGTCGTCGGCGATTTCCTCCGGCGCCCGCTTGTCCGTCGGCACCGTCATGGTCGCCACCTCCTCGTAGAAGGCCCGGCGCTGCTCGAGCAGCCGTTGCCACTGCTGGCGCGGGTTGCCGAGCAGCAGGGGGCGCGCCTGGTTGAAGCCGACGCGGGCCGCGGCGTCCTCGATGCCGACCTCGAGCAGGACGACCGGCGCCGGCGAGGCGACGAGCGCGGCCCGGGTGCCGGCGTCGAGCACCGCTCCCCCGCCGAGCGCGAGGACGCCGACGAAGCCGTCGAGAGCCGCCGCCACCGCGGCGCGCTCGAGCTCGCGGAAGTGGGCTTCGCCCTTGTCGATGAACAGCTCCGCGACCGAGGTGCCCGTCGTGGCCTCGACGTCGGAGTCGGTGTCCCGGAAGGGCAGCGCCAGCCGGGCGGCGAGCAGCCGTCCCACGGTCGTCTTGCCGGCACCGGGCGGGCCGACGACCACTGCACGCGGACTCATGAACGCCGGAGCAGGCGGAGGGAGGTCACCGGACGCCCAGCCCGGCGAGGTAGGCGGCGGCGTTGCGGTGGGTCTCCGCGGCCGAGTCGCCGCCGAACTTCTCCAGCACCGCGTCCGCGAGGACGAGCGCGACCATCGCCTCCGCGACGACCCCGGCGGCGGGGACCGCGCAGACGTCGCTGCGCTGGTGGTGGGCCTTGGTGGCCTCCCCGGTCGCCACGTCGACGGTGTCGAGCGCGCGCGGCACGGTCGCGATCGGCTTCATGGCCGCTCGCACCCGCAGCACCTCGCCGGTCGACATGCCGCCCTCGGTGCCCCCGGAGCGACCGCTGCGGCGACGGATCCGGCCGTCCTCGCCGGTCTCGATCTCGTCGTGGGCCTTCGACCCGGGGGTCGCGGCGAGCGCGAAGCCGTCGCCGACCTCCACGCCCTTGATCGCCTGGATGCCCATCAGCGCGGCGGCCAGCCGGGCGTCCAGGCGCCGGTCCCAGTGCACGTGGCTGCCGAGGCCGGGCGGGAGGCCGGTGACCGCGACCTCGACGACGCCGCCGAGGGTGTCGCCGTCCTTGTGGGCGCGGTCGATCTCCTCGACCATCGCCGCGCTCGCTGCGGGGTCGAAGCAGCGCACCGGGTCCGCGTCCACCGCCGCGAGGTCGTCGGGGCCGGGCACGACGCCCTCGGGCGCCACGGCCCCTCCGATGCGTACGACGTGGCTGACGACGGTCGCGCCCACGGCCTGGGCGAGGAAGGCCTTGGCGACGCGGCCGAGCGCGACGCGGGCCGCGGTCTCCCGCGCGGAGGCCCGCTCGAGGATGGGCCGGGCGTCCTCGAAGCCGTACTTCTGCATCCCGACGAGGTCGGCGTGGCCCGGGCGCGGGCGGGTCAGCGGCGCGTTGCGCGCGAGCCCGGCCAGCACCTCGGGGTCGACCGGGTCCGCGGCCATGACCTGCTGCCACTTCGGCCACTCGGTGTTGCCGACGCGCACCGCGACCGGCCCGCCCTGGGTGACGCCGTGGCGCACTCCGCCGAGCAGCTCGACCTCGTCCTGCTCGAACGACATGCGGGCGCCGCGCCCGTAGCCGAGGCGGCGCCGCGCGAGGTCGTCGGCGAGGTCGCGGGTGGTGACCCGCACTCCGGCGGGCAGCCCCTCGAGGACGGCGAGGAGGGCAGGGCCGTGGGACTCCCCGGCGGTGATCCAGCGCAGCACGGCTCAGATCCTCCCACAGCGCGGTGCGTGGGCCGTACGCGCGCGCGGTGCCTCAGCCTGCAGGCACCGTCAGGGACTGGCCCTCGCAGAGGTCCTTCTTGACGGTGCCGTACGCGATGGTCCCGCAGCTGCCGCCCTCCAGGCGGAGCAGGGTGAACCGCTCGGCGAACTCCGCGCCCGGCACGGCGACGTACGTCTTGCCGGAGACCTGGAAGGTCGCGGCGGCGTTGTCGCCGCCCACCGCCACGAGCTTCACGACGACCGGGGCCGCGCTGGGAGACGGCGTGGGAGCGGGCGTGGCGGTGGGCGTCGGGCCGGGAGCCGCCGAGCCGGGTGCCGCGGTGGCGCTCGGGACCGCGGTGGGCGCCGGCGTGGCGCTCGCGGAGGGCGCGGCCGAGGCGGCCGGGGTTGCCGACGGGCGCGCGGCCGCGACGAGCGGGACGAAGGGGTTGCGCAGCGCGCCGCCGCCGGCGGGCCGGGCGCTGGTCAGCGTGTCGTCCCCGCCGGAGCCAGGCGTGGCTGCCGGGATGGCGGAGGCCGCGGGAACCGGGGACGCAGGGGCGGCGGCCGGGGCCGTCGTCACCACCGCGAGGGCGGTGTCGTCGCCGCCGGACGTCGTGGACCAGGCGAGCATCCCGGCCGCGACGACCGCGGCGCCGCCGGCGGCCACGAGGAACGCCGGCCGCACCTGGCGCTGGTCGGCGGGGTCTCCTGCACTGCGGGGCATGGAAGGTGTCCTTCGGTGAGCGTGCCGGAGCCGGGTCAGCTGGCGGGCAGGGTCGAGGTGCCGCCGGCAGGCGTGCCGGACGGGGTGGTGCCGGACGGGGTGGTGCCGGACAGGGTGGCGGCCGGGGCGCTGCTGCCCACGGCCGCGGTGCCCCCGGCCGCGGTGCCCGTGCCGTCGGCAGGGCGCACGAAGACCGCGCCCTGGATCTGCGCCTGGACCGTCCCGGCCGGCGCCTCGTCCGTGCCCGTCGCCATGGCGTCGGTGAGGGAGACCGTGGTCACCAGGAAGGCGCGGCCCATCGTCTCCAGCCGGCTGAGCAAGCCGGCCACCTCGAAGTAGTCGCCGGTGACCGTGAGCCCCACGGAGACGCTCTGCATCCCCGTGACGGTGCCGTCGGTGCCGGCGAGAGCCACCGGTGCGGCGGGCGAGATGCTCCCCAGCGTGACACCCGAGGCCGTGGCCAGGGCCGTGATCCGGCGGACGAGCGTGGGCAGGTCGACGCTGTCCGGCACCTTGCTGTTGAGCTGGGCCAGCGCGCGCTGCTTGGCGGGGAGCTCCTGCGCCAGCACCTTGAGCTGGCCGAGCTGCGTCGAGAGCTGGGCGTTCTGGGCCAGCTGCGCCGTCGCCTCGTCGCGCAGGCCGGAGGCCTCGGCCCGCTTCGGCCCGAGGAGGAGCAGCCAGCCGGCGGCCAGCAGGACTAGGCCTGCCGCCACCGTGGCGGCGGTCCACTTCTGGGTGCGGGTCATGTCAGCTCCCCGTCGAGTCGTAGCGGTGGGACAGCGCCTCGGCGGTCACGTTCACGCTCGAGGAGAACGTGATGAGCGTGCGCCCGAGCTCGGCGTCGACCGCCGACTGCGAGTTCGTGAAGTACGGATCGGCGAAACCCGGCTCGCCGGACAGCGCGTCCAGCCAGCCGGCCACGGCGTCCTGGCTCGTCGCCTTGCCGGTGAAGGTGATCGTGGCGACCGGGGCCGAGGTCACCGCGCTGCCGGTGGCCGGCGTCCCCGCGGCGTCCGTTGCAGTGGCGGCGCCGGCCTCGGGCTGCACGATCGACACCTCGGTCAGCCAGACGCCCTTGGGGACGATGACGCCGATGTCCCGCAGGTACTGCGACCAGCGCACGTCCCGGCCCATGGCCTGGGCCAGCAGCGCCGACTCGGCCTTCAGGTCGGCCTCGACCTGGGGGACGTCGGCGTACTCCTGCTGCGCGCTCTGCAGCTGCGCGCCCTCGGACCTCGCGGCCGCGAGGTCCTGCCGGGCGTCGGACACGGACCCGGCGGACAGGGCGTAGCCGGCGACGACGAGCGCGGCCACCAGGCCGAGGCCGGCCCCGAGGCCCGCCTGCACCCTGCGGAACCGCTGCTGCTCGAGGATCTCGGGCGGGAGCAGGTTGACCCGGGGCAGGACTGCCGCACGGGCGGCGGAGACCGCGGTGTCCGCGGTCTCGGCGGAGAGGAAGGTGGGTGTGGTCATCAGGCAGCTCCGAGAGCGAGGCCGACGGGCACCGTCGACGACGGGGCGAGCAGGCCCAGGGCGTGCTCGCTCAGGCCGGTCCTTCCGATCCGCAGCCGCGGGAGCGGAGTCACCGTGCGGACGGGCAGCCGGGTGGC of the Motilibacter aurantiacus genome contains:
- a CDS encoding type II 3-dehydroquinate dehydratase → MTTVLVLNGPNLGRLGSREPEVYGSETFADLAAACATTAAELGLTADVRQTDDESELVHWLHEAADGAVPVVLNPAAFTHYSYALRDACAQLDGRAPLVEVHITNPARREAFRHTSVVAGVATGTVAGFGLDSYRLALRAVAALLS
- the aroB gene encoding 3-dehydroquinate synthase: MSAPTRIRVGGEAPYDVVVGRGLLGELRGLLGDRVRRVAVIHPHALGATAEAVREDLVAAGLEAVLLDTPDGEDAKSAEVAAFCWSVLGQAHFTRSDAVVSVGGGATTDLAGFVAATWLRGVAVVHVPTTLLAMVDAAVGGKTGINTAEGKNLVGAFHPPAGVLCDLTTLETLPVNDYVAGLAEVVKAGFIADPRILELIEADPEGAASPTGEHARELIERAIAVKARVVAADLRESGEREFLNYGHTLGHAIEKVERYQWRHGSAVAIGMMFAAELARLAGRLDDVVVDRHRSILTTLGLPTQYAAGAAAWPKLLDTMKVDKKSRGDLLRFIVLDDVGKPSRLEGPDPALLAAAYAEVTP
- the pilO gene encoding type 4a pilus biogenesis protein PilO, yielding MTRTQKWTAATVAAGLVLLAAGWLLLLGPKRAEASGLRDEATAQLAQNAQLSTQLGQLKVLAQELPAKQRALAQLNSKVPDSVDLPTLVRRITALATASGVTLGSISPAAPVALAGTDGTVTGMQSVSVGLTVTGDYFEVAGLLSRLETMGRAFLVTTVSLTDAMATGTDEAPAGTVQAQIQGAVFVRPADGTGTAAGGTAAVGSSAPAATLSGTTPSGTTPSGTPAGGTSTLPAS
- a CDS encoding PilN domain-containing protein; translation: MTTPTFLSAETADTAVSAARAAVLPRVNLLPPEILEQQRFRRVQAGLGAGLGLVAALVVAGYALSAGSVSDARQDLAAARSEGAQLQSAQQEYADVPQVEADLKAESALLAQAMGRDVRWSQYLRDIGVIVPKGVWLTEVSIVQPEAGAATATDAAGTPATGSAVTSAPVATITFTGKATSQDAVAGWLDALSGEPGFADPYFTNSQSAVDAELGRTLITFSSSVNVTAEALSHRYDSTGS
- a CDS encoding shikimate kinase, which encodes MSPRAVVVGPPGAGKTTVGRLLAARLALPFRDTDSDVEATTGTSVAELFIDKGEAHFRELERAAVAAALDGFVGVLALGGGAVLDAGTRAALVASPAPVVLLEVGIEDAAARVGFNQARPLLLGNPRQQWQRLLEQRRAFYEEVATMTVPTDKRAPEEIADDIVARLEGRR
- the aroC gene encoding chorismate synthase, producing MLRWITAGESHGPALLAVLEGLPAGVRVTTRDLADDLARRRLGYGRGARMSFEQDEVELLGGVRHGVTQGGPVAVRVGNTEWPKWQQVMAADPVDPEVLAGLARNAPLTRPRPGHADLVGMQKYGFEDARPILERASARETAARVALGRVAKAFLAQAVGATVVSHVVRIGGAVAPEGVVPGPDDLAAVDADPVRCFDPAASAAMVEEIDRAHKDGDTLGGVVEVAVTGLPPGLGSHVHWDRRLDARLAAALMGIQAIKGVEVGDGFALAATPGSKAHDEIETGEDGRIRRRSGRSGGTEGGMSTGEVLRVRAAMKPIATVPRALDTVDVATGEATKAHHQRSDVCAVPAAGVVAEAMVALVLADAVLEKFGGDSAAETHRNAAAYLAGLGVR
- a CDS encoding VOC family protein, whose protein sequence is MTMIFINLPVADVRASDAFWQALGYGRNEQFCDDQATNVVLDDNITLMLLQQARFSDFLPAGTPVAGPHAGTRALYALSADSREAVDTLVDKALAAGGSDWMPAQDHGFTYGRSFRDLDGHVFEVMWMNPAVAAGEAEVPELAAAGS